The following nucleotide sequence is from Trypanosoma brucei gambiense DAL972 chromosome 3, complete sequence.
CCGTTCATTTCCCAAGACGCCATTTACAAGTGCCCACCGCACGCAGCCGAATTTTACCGGCAGCTAAACTTCACCTCTTTGTTAAAATACGAAAAACATTAAACAGTAGTAATGGAATAATGCCTCCAGCCTCTACAAACGACAGCCGATGCTAacgccttttcttcttgttttatgCGTGAGAATTTATGGAGAGAGCAAATAACCGAAGTTGTGAAATAGCGTAAATGGCAGTCGTAACGCAACATCACGGGAATATGAAACGAAATAGCGAGTCACAGCtatcactttctttattaaagcaaaaggaaaaaaaatttcaaacCAGGAGCAAATGCAAGTTGAAAATAAACCTGGTGGTAGAGTGGTATAACTGCCCTCTCCCACTTTTGAGattaagaaacaaaaaaagcagcaacaacatatAGTCATTCCCAATTTCTTTAGTAAACTTGCGTACCACTGTACGTTTCGCAAATATTAAAATCTATTCACTACTGACTCAGGTCGAATGTTAAATATCATCGTAAAACGCCATTCGGGGCAAATGGCGTGTTTAAAGCTCGTTCAAAATATCCTGCCGAACATTCTCCCCCCATGGTTCATATAATTCACCGTCTCGTAACGATTTGAAAACGGTTATACCATTATTAGGAAATAACATACTGTAGGAATTAGAAGCCCGTTGAAAGTTCAGGTGCCACGGATACTGCGGGGACATATTCGCACACATAATCAAGGGTGGATTAATTCACATAAGTGAAAAAGACATAATATTAACGCTTTTGAAAGCATATATTGGCTGGTTAGGGACGGTGTTCTTGACGGTTTAATGGGTGCCAGGAAGATATTTAATGGTGCTTATACTGACGAGTATTAAACTATGCGCAGTTAACGCTATTATACACAATAACTTTTAATGTGCGCCATATTAATTACAAGTGTGACACATTAAATACCAGTGTGTAACATTAATTTGCAAGTTTGCAACAATGTTCTTTAGTGTTTAATGGGTGCAACAAAGCTATTTAATGGTCCTTATACGAACGAATATTAAACAATGCGCAGTTAACGCTATTATACACAATAACTTTTAATGTGTGGCCATATTAATTACAAGTGTGCAACATTAAATACAAGTGTGTAACGTTAATTTGCAAGTTTGCAACAATGACCTTTAGTGTCTAAGCGTGCCACAAAGCTAATTTAGGGGCCTTTATACGAACCGAAATTTAATCACTGCGCAGTTGACGCTTATTATAACCCAAAAACTTTCTATTGTGTGCCCATATTNNNNNNNNNNNNNNNNNNNNNNNNNNNNNNNNNNNNNNNNNNNNNNNNNNNNNNNNNNNNNNNNNNNNNNNNNNNNNNNNNNNNNNNNNNNNNNNNNNNNAATCTTACGGTATTTACGATGAGAATCCTTTGGGAAATGGCGAGGCGCAATAATGTTACGTCCTTCAGTGCTGTTGAACACAGTTGGAGCTTTaaccacaaaaacataaTATTCAAATAAAATCAACAGCCCTCTGATGCTTGCGGAATGTATGTAGAAAAAATAACTTAAAAATTTAAACAAAAGTTAATACCTCAGtaattgttttccttttaatttttattcatgacaaaaatgaaatgtgCTTCTCCTGAGGGTCGCAAAATGCCGCCTTGTCATTCGAGTGCATATCCGATAAGATTAACTCCTTCAGAAGCGGGAAGTTACTCATATTTACACTGAGCTCTGTGTATGAATGCGCCACATGCATCAGGACGCCTTGACATGAACTCAAGTGATGAACCCTAAAAATAACTTACCAGCAAAGTCGTCTCAGTTTCATAATTGAGATGCCAACGTGAGCAGGACGAAGTGGTCCCACTCAAAACGAGACTTCAgttgaaataaataatggtGACGAATTTCGTCTCACAAAAATCTCCCAGGTGAAAGTCCTCACATAAAACTCCACCcccaaaagaaaaccaaaaaatttttaaacaTATTTCCCTGTTCTTCCTTCACGAACATCTTTTCGCATCCGAGCCGTTGAGATGTTTCATTTTAGTTGCATTCACATCCGACGCATTCATTTCTACCATTTCTATTTGCACTTGAGCTGCttagcaacaaaaaaagaatttcAACACAAATCTTCCCCAACCTTgtctataataataatcataataattaCAATGGTTTTCCACCGACCAAATTGTCAACCTCCAATAGCGCTAGTTTTATTTCAAAGGCAAAACAACGCACTGAATTAAATCATGTACTGAAAATATATAACTTTGTGGtgacattttttaaaaattgtttttattgcatTCCTCCACATTTCCACCTGAAAGGGCACAACTCCGCTTTCTGGATTCAGTTCTGCTCAGTGCTTGGGAGTTCCGCAAACATGAAACAATTGCTCCCTCCATTCAGTAACGCAAACATAACGGGGAGGTTCAGTGATAAAATCCTTGAGCCCATGCATCAAACAGGAAAGAATTCACAACATAAAAGATGATTCGGACGAAATTACAAACGTTTAACTGTCAAGGTGCAGTGACATTAACTGATGTCGACTCAACGTAAGCTTTCAACAATgcccctctttttcctctttttttttgttaattcagGGAAATCATAACATAAAATTGACCGCTGCGAGTCACTTTGCGACGGAAAAACATTACTATTAAATAAATTTCTCAACATAACTCACAGATGCCGCTACCAAAAGCGATGGGAATTGTGCTGAAACGTCACATCTTGTGGTATAAATTCGTGAGATATTTCCTCCTGACGTATAAAAACGGATATTTGTGCATTAAACAAACTCGTAATGGTTCCTCATGAATAGTTTTCGAAAAGGTTCAAATAATCACCAACGTGAGCACAACGCCTGCAGTGATGCGAGTATTTATAAACGTCTCATGCAAAATTTAAGTTAACTGTGTTGAACTGTAATAAAGTTAAATTCAATTGAATGAGTTGAGGTTACTGTGTGGAGGTATTCATCACTCGTAACATCATGAGGAATTCGCCACACCTCCAACGTAATCATTTAAACTCCGCATGTAATTTGATGGAGAGTTATGTATGCAATTTAAAGTTGCTTCAactgcctttttctttcccccctctctcctTTGAAATTGACTGATtcgtatatattttattaaCCCTCCCGCCCCATAAGGAACTCGGGCACTTCCGATAACAACAAATCAAACACCATTGGCGTAACGCTCAGGTGGTTTCAATGCGAAAAGTTTCTCAACCGGGGAGTATTCGGTATTGTAAACTCCGTTTCTTTCGTCCTTAACGTTAATTAATGGAGTTATAATTCACAGGTCAAAACAAACGACATAACCAACGCCATTAACACCATTTgtctttttattcctttctttcttatttaGCCTGCAAGGGAGAATTCAAGTGAGTAAAGGCATGATGATATCAATAGCCcagaaaccaaaacaaataaatgtgtGTTATTTATGTACCTGAGGTTTCAGTTTGTTTTTAGTTtataaaaagagagagagagagagggaaaaaatattaaaatggCACAACTCACCAAATATGGTGCGTAGGaacataaagaaaaacatcttCTAAAAAGGGCTGCTTAAATAACTTAACTGTTGAGGATTAATATCACCAATCACAGTGTTCATTACCGCTGATAAAcatgaagtgaaaaaaaaatccaactGAATATCAGCTTAATTTTAGTCAGCATACCTCAAGCGGATGCACACATAACATTCCCCTCGGAACCCCAATATTACAAAcgctactttttgttttatgcgTGAGAATTTATGGAGAGAGCAAATAACCGAAGTTGTGAAATAGCGTAAATGGCAGTCATAACGCAACATCACGGGAATATGAAACGAAATAGCGAGTCACAGCTATCACTTTattaaagcaaaaggaaaaaaaatttcaaacCAGGAGCAAATGCAAGTTGAAAATAAACCTGGTGGTAGAGTGGTATAACTGCCCTCTCCCACTTTTGAGattaagaaacaaaaaaagcagcaacaacatatAGTCATTCCCAATTTCTTTAGTAAACTTGCGTACCACTGTACGTTTCGCAAATATTAAAATCTATTCACTACTGACTCAGGTCGAATGTTAAATATCATCGTAAAACGCCATTCGGGGCAAATGGCGTGTTTAAAGCTCGTTCAAAATATCCTACAGGACATTCTCCCCCTATGGTTCATATAATTCACAGCCCCGTAACGATTTGAAGACGGTTATACCATTATTAGGAAACAACATACTGTAGGAATTAGAAGCCCGTTGAAAGTTCAGGTGCCACGGATACTGCGGGGATATATTCGCACACACAATCAAGGGTGAATTAATTCATATAAGTGAAAAAGACATAATATTAACGCTGTCGAAAAGCATATATTGATTGCGGATGGAGGGACCAAATGACGCTTTATGCACCTACAGGGAGAATAACAATACTGAATATATTGTGTTGTAAATCGATCGTAGTGGCTGTTCAGAAATACCCTCCTGTTGCTCAGCCGGCCGGGATGGACCCTCAGATTCAGTTGGAGTGTTCACTTCCTTATTGGAACCTGCAACTTGTTTTGCGGGTGCGGAATTACCATCACTTTGCGAAACCTTTTGGTTGGGTTTATTTTCTGTCGAATCATCACGTTTTCCCGCTGGACTGCCAATCCGTTTCTTCTCTCCTGGTGGTGATGGGGCCGAGTCGGGACTGTCAACAATGTTGTCTCGAGCCTCTGGACCTGATGGAACCCTCGGCTCCGGATTCGGGTCAccattttctttcacttctGAACCCTCCGGATTTGCGACATTTAGTCCGAAATAAGCGGCAAGGAGGGCCCGGTCGCAAGTGGCATACCACGGACAGCCCCAGCCGCCGATGCAGACGGTGCAGTTTCCTGGTCGAGAAACGTGTAGCTTTTCCTTTGGAAACTGCGTGCACCCCTGTTGTGCATACTGAGCTAGTTTCTGCTTTCCCTCGGAAGTCGAAAGTACAGCGGAATCACGAAGGTCTGGGCAATCCACCAACTCCGCCGTCGGAACCAGCGCGCGAGAAGCGGAAACATGCATTAAACAAAGCGTCAATGCAAACGCAATCAGCACGCACCGAACACCAAAACTTGACATCGCTTACTATAAAGTCAcactaacaaaaaaaaggcaaatattgaaaaaaaattattttcgATGCAAAGCAACTCAATTTTTATCCAAAGATGCCTCCTCAACAACTCCTTCTATATTAAAGAGACACGCTCACACCTGTGTTATTCCAGCAATTCAACAGAATATGAGAGTGGCAAACCGTATTTGTTTAGGTTGAAATCTCATCCATTTGCACCCGCTTGACAACTCCAATCTTACGGTATTTACGATGGGAATCCTTTGGGAAATGGCGAGGCGCAATAATGTTACGTCCTTCAGTGCTGTTGAACACAGTTGGAGCTTTaaccacaaaaacataaCATTCAAATAAAATCAACAGCCCTCTAACGCTTGCGGAATATGTATGTAGAAAAAATAACTCAAAAatttaaataaattaataccTCAGtaattgttttccttttaatttttcttcatgACAGAAATTAAATGTGCCTCTCCTGAGGGTCGCAAAATGCCGCCTTGTCACTCGAGTGCATATCCGATGAGATTAACCTCTTCAGAAACGGGAAGTTACTCATATTTACACTGAGCTCTGCGTATGAATGCGCCCCCACATGCATCGGGATGCCTTGACATGAACTCAAGTGATGAACCCTAAAAATTATTTATCAGCAAAGTCGTCTCAGTTTCATAATTGAGATGCCAACGTGAGCAGGACGAAGTGGTCCCACTCAAAATGAGAATTCAgttgaaataaataatagtGACGAGTTTCGTCCCGCAAAAATCTCCCAAGGTGAAAGTCCTCACATAAAACTCCACCcccaaaagaaaaccaaaaaaattttaaacatATTTCCCTGTTCTTCCTTCACGAACATCTTTTCGCATCCGAGCCGTTGAGATGTTTCATTTTAGTTGCATTCACATCCGACGCATTCATTTCTACCATTTCTATTTGCACTTGAGCTGCttagcaacaaaaaaagaatttcAACACAAATCTTCCCCAACCTTgtctataataataatcataataattaCATTGGTTTTCCACCGACCAAATTGTCAACCTCCAATAGCGCTAGTTTTATTTCAAAGGCAAAACAACGCACTGAATTAAATCATGTACTGAAAATATATAACTTTGTGGtgacattttttaaaattgttTTTACTGCATTCCTCCACATTTCCACCTGAAAGGGCACAGCTCCGCTTTCTGGATTCAGTTCTGCTCAGTGCTTGGGAGTTCCGCAAACATGAAACAATTGCTCCCTCCATTCAGTAACGGAAACATAACGGGGAGGTTCAGTGATAAAATCTTTGAGCCCATGCATCAAACAGGAAAGAATTTACAACATAAAAGATGATTCGCACGAAATTACAAACGTTTAACTGTCAAGGTGCAGTGACATTAACTGGTGTCGACTCAACGTAAGCTTTCAACAATgcccctctttttcctctttttttttgttaattcagGGAAATCATAACATAAAAGTGGCCGCTGCGAGTCACTTTGCGACGGAAAAACATTACTATTAAATAAATTTCTCAACATAACTCACAGATGCCGCTACCAAAAGCGATGGGAATTGTGCTGAAACGTCACATCTTGTGGTATAAATTCGTGAGATATTTCCTCCTGACGTATAAAAACGGATATTTGTGCATTCAACAAACTCGTAATGGTTCCTCATGAATAGTTTTCGGAAAAGGTTCAAATAATCACCAACGTGAGCACAACGCCTGCAGTGATGCGAGTATTTATAAACGTCTCATGCAAAATTTAAGTTAACTGTGTTGAACTGTAATAAAGTTAAATTCAATTGAATGAGTTGAGGTTACTGTGTGGAGGTATTCACCACTCGTAACATCATGAGGAATTCGCCACACCTCCAACGTAATCATTTAAACTCCGCATGTAATTTGATAGAGAGTTATGTATGCAATTTAAAGTTGCTTCAactgcctttttctttcccccctctctcctTTGAAATTGACTGATtcgtatatattttattaaCCCTCCCGCCCCATGAGGAACTCGGGCACTTCCGATAACAACAAATCAAACACCATTGGCGTAACGCTCAGGTGGTTTCAATGCGAAAAGTTTCTCAACCGGGGAGTATTCGGTATTGTAAACTCCGTTTCTTTCGTCCTTAACGTTAATTAATGGAGTTATAATTCACAGGTCAAAACAAACGACATAACCAACGCCATTAACACCATTTgtctttttattcctttctttcttatttaGCCTGCAAGGGAGAATTCAAGTGAGTAAAGGCATGATGTTATCAATAGCCcagaaaccaaaacaaatgTGTGTTATTTATGTACCTGAGGTTTCAGTTTGTTTTTAGTTtataaaaagagagagagagaggaaaaaatattaaaatggCACAACTCACACCAAATATGGTGCGTAGGaacataaagaaaaacatcttCTAAAAAGGGCTGCTTAAATAACTTAACTGTTGAGGGTTAATATCACCAATCACAGTGTTCATTCCCGCTGATAAAcatgaagtgaaaaaaaaatccaactGAATATCAGCTTAATTTTAGTCAGCATACCTCAAGCGGATGCACACGTAACATTCCCCTCGGAACCCCAATATTACAAAcgctactttttgttttatgcgTGAGAATTTATGGAGAGAGCAAATAACCGAAGTTGTGAAATAGCGTAAATGGCAGTCATAACGCAACATCACGGGAATATGAAACGAAATAGCGAGTCACAGCTATCACTTTattaaagcaaaaggaaaaaaaatttcaaacCAGGAGCAAATGCAAGTTGAAAATAAACCTGGTGGTAGAGTGGTATAACTGCCCTCTCCCACTTTTGAGattaagaaacaaaaaaagcagcaacaacatatAGTCATTCCCAATTTCTTTAGTAAACTTGCGTACCACTGTACGTTTCGCAAATATTAAAATCTATTCACTACTGACTCAGGTCGAATGTTAAATATCATCGTAAAACGCCATTCGGGGCAAATGGCGTGTTTAAAGCTCGTTCAAAATATCCTACAGGACATTCTCCCCCTATGGTTCATATAATTCACAGCCCCGTAACGATTTGAAGACGGTTATACCATTATTAGGAAACAACATACTGTAGGAATTAGAAGCCCGTTGAAAGTTCAGGTGCCACGGATACTGCGGGGATATATTCGCACACACAATCAAGGGTGGATTAATTCACATAAGTGAAAAAGACATAATATTAACGCTTTTGAAAAGCATATATTGATTGCGGATGGGGGACCAAATGACGCTTTATGCACCTACAGGGAGAATAACAATACTGAATATATTGTGTTGTAAATCGATCGTAGTGGCTGTTCAGAAATACTTCCCTGTTGCTCAGCGGGCCGGGATGGACCCTCAGATTCAGTTGGAGTGTTCACTTCCTTATTGGAACCTGCAACTTGTTTTGCGGGTGCGGAATTACCATCACTTTGCGAAACCTTTTGGTTGGGTTTATTTTCTGTTGAATCCTCACGTTTTCCCGCTGGACTGTCAAttcgttttttctctcctggTGGTGATGGGGTCGAGTCGTCTGCGGTGGTCCCGTTCTCCTGCGCATCATAATTGCGGCGGACGGGACCGGCTGGGTTTCCCGGGTTTAAGTCGTTTCGTTCCCTCGCGTCATTCAATTCTGGTTTGTTAACCGCAGCTCCAAAAAAACGGAGGAAATCAACAGATACGCACGTATGTTTCCACGGACAGAGTAAACTGTGGAAACAAACGGTGCAGTTTCCTTTCTTAACTCTCACTGTTCCCCCTCGCTTCTCCATCACGCAGTGGTCCTTCGCGTACTTCTCGAAATCCGACCGACCCGCTCCACTGGACAGAGCGATAAATGCCTCTAAGCGTTTGCATTGTGGAACGTCCTTTACAAGGATGTAGTCCTCCGTAGCAGACACGTccgaagggaaaaacagcagcgacaatgaaaacaaaagaaacaagacTTCAAACCTCAACATTGCTTTATGATGTATTAccttaaaaggaaaaaggcaaATACTGAAAAAGATTATTTTCGATGCAAAGCAACTCAATTTTTATCCAAAGATGCCTCCTCAACAACTCCTTCTATATTAAAGAGACACGCTCACACCTGTGTTATTCCAGCAATTCAACAGAATATGAGAGTGGCAAACCGTATTTGTTTAGGTTGAAATCTCATCCATTTGCACCCGCTTGACAACTCCAATCTTACGGTATTTACGATGAGAATCCTTTGGGAAATGGCGAGGCGCAATAATGTTACGTTCTTCAGTGCTGTTGAACACAGTTGGAGCTTTaaccacaaaaacataaCATTCAAATAAAATCAACAGCCCTCTAACGCTTGCGGAATATGTATGTAGAAAAAATAACTTAAAAATTTAAACAAATTAATACCTCAGtaattgttttccttttaatttttattcatgacaaaaatgaaatgtgCTTCTCCTGAGGATCGCAAAACGCCGCCTTGTCATTCGAGTGCATATCCGATGAGATTAACCTCTTCAGAAACGGGAAGTTACTCATATTTACACTGAGCTCTCCGTATGAATGCGCCACCACATGCATCGGAATGCCTTGACATGAACTCAAGTGATGAACCCTAAAAATTATTTATCAGCAAAGTCGTCTCAGTTTCATAATTGAGATGCCAACGTGAGCAGGACGAAGTGGTCCCACTCAAAATGAGAATTCAgttgaaataaataatggtGACGAATTTCGTCTCACAAAAATCTCCCAAGGTGAAAGTCCTCACATAAAACTCCACCcccaaaagaaaaccaaaaaaattttaaacatATTTCCCTGTTCTTCCTTCACGAACATCTTTTCGCATCCGAGCCGTTGAGATGTTTCATTTTAGTTGCATTCACATCCGACGCATTCATTTCTACCATTTCTATTTGCACTTGAGCTGCttagcaacaaaaaaagaatttcAACACAAATCTTCCCCAACCTTGtccataataataatcataataattaCAATGGTTTTCCACCGACCAAATTGTCAACCTCCAATAGCGCTAGTTTTATTTCAAAGGCAAAACAACGCACTGAATTAAATCATGTACTGAAAATATATAACTTTGTGGcgacattttttaaaattgtttttattgcatTCCTCCACATTTCCACCTGAAAAGGCACAACTCCGCTTTCTGGATTCAGTTCTGCTCAGTGCTTGGGAGTTCCGCAAACATGAAACAATTGCTCCCTCCATTCAGTAACGCAAACATAACGGGGAGGTTCAGTAATAAAATCTTTGAGCCCATGCATCAAACAGGAAAGAATTCACAACATAAAAGATGATTCGGACGAAATTACAAACGTTTAACTGTCAAGGTGCAGTGACATTAACTGGTGTCGACTCAACGTAAGCTTTCAACAATgcccctctttttcctctttttttttttgttaattcagGGAAATCATAACATAAAATTGGCCGCTGCGAGTCACTTTGCAACGGAAAAACATTACTATTAAATAAATTTCTCAACATAACTCACAGATGCCGCTACCAAAAGCGATGGGAATTGTGCTGAAACGTCACATCTTGTGGTATAAATTCGTGAGATATTCCCTCCTTACGTATAAAAACGGATATTTGTGCATTAAACAAACTCGTAATGGTTCCTCATGAATAGTTTTCGGAAAAGGTTCAAATAATCACCAACGTGAGCACAACGCCTGCAGTGATGCGAGTATTTATAAACGTCTCATGCAAAATTTAAGTTAACTGTGTTGAACTGTAATAAAGTTAAATTCAATTGAATGAGTTGAGGTTACTGTGTGGAGGTATTCACCACTCGTAACATCATGAGGAATTCGCCACACCTCCAACGTAATCATTTAAACTCCGCATGTAATTTGATGGAGAGTTATGTATGCAATTTAAAGTTGCTTCAactgcctttttctttc
It contains:
- a CDS encoding T. brucei spp.-specific protein, whose product is MTLYAPTGRITILNILCCKSIVVAVQKYPPVAQPAGMDPQIQLECSLPYWNLQLVLRVRNYHHFAKPFGWVYFLSNHHVFPLDCQSVSSLLVVMGPSRDCQQCCLEPLDLMEPSAPDSGHHFLSLLNPPDLRHLVRNKRQGGPGRKWHTTDSPSRRCRRCSFLVEKRVAFPLETACTPVVHTELVSAFPRKSKVQRNHEGLGNPPTPPSEPAREKRKHALNKASMQTQSARTEHQNLTSLTIKSH
- a CDS encoding T. brucei spp.-specific protein, translating into MLRFEVLFLLFSLSLLFFPSDVSATEDYILVKDVPQCKRLEAFIALSSGAGRSDFEKYAKDHCVMEKRGGTVRVKKGNCTVCFHSLLCPWKHTCVSVDFLRFFGAAVNKPELNDARERNDLNPGNPAGPVRRNYDAQENGTTADDSTPSPPGEKKRIDSPAGKREDSTENKPNQKVSQSDGNSAPAKQVAGSNKEVNTPTESEGPSRPAEQQGSISEQPLRSIYNTIYSVLLFSL